The following are from one region of the Rhodopirellula sp. P2 genome:
- a CDS encoding ribbon-helix-helix domain-containing protein: MTTEIPSDLVPFVQRMVSEKRFLNESDVLAEALRLLQARETLHAEVRKGFDQLDAGKGIPAEDVYRRAEERIREIENGKG; encoded by the coding sequence ATGACAACAGAGATCCCTAGCGATTTAGTCCCCTTTGTTCAACGAATGGTCTCCGAAAAGAGATTCCTAAACGAATCCGATGTGCTTGCGGAAGCGTTGCGTTTGTTGCAGGCAAGGGAAACGCTTCACGCTGAAGTACGAAAGGGATTCGATCAGTTGGACGCCGGGAAAGGTATCCCGGCCGAAGATGTCTACCGACGTGCGGAAGAGCGTATTCGAGAAATTGAGAATGGGAAAGGCTAA
- a CDS encoding DUF3299 domain-containing protein produces MSAEVQFSGAADAAEFPYKAINRGAIASLVFLLLSLPGLMPTFSPMLILAVPGVLAGVIALRAISRFPDEYSGAGVAKLGVAGCALLFLGGVGFHTYTYLTEVPEGYERVAFYKLQGEPNGPDQPTADALSIDGEAIFLKGYIHPSSGSGMLRQFVLVPDLGTCCFGGDPRSSDMIEVTLPPGEAVRAGLTKRKLAGTFKVNRVPQSKDDFENAMFYKMRVDQYK; encoded by the coding sequence ATGTCCGCTGAAGTTCAGTTTTCAGGGGCCGCAGACGCTGCTGAGTTTCCCTACAAAGCCATCAACCGCGGCGCGATTGCGTCGTTGGTTTTCTTGCTGCTGTCGTTGCCCGGGTTGATGCCGACGTTCTCGCCAATGCTGATTCTGGCGGTGCCGGGCGTTTTGGCGGGGGTGATTGCGCTCCGGGCGATCAGCCGTTTTCCTGATGAATACAGCGGCGCGGGTGTCGCGAAATTAGGTGTGGCCGGTTGTGCCCTGCTGTTTCTGGGCGGCGTTGGTTTCCACACCTACACGTATTTGACCGAGGTTCCCGAGGGCTACGAACGCGTTGCGTTTTACAAATTGCAGGGAGAGCCCAATGGGCCAGATCAGCCCACGGCAGATGCGTTGTCGATCGACGGGGAAGCCATTTTCCTGAAGGGGTACATCCACCCCAGCAGTGGCAGTGGGATGCTTCGTCAGTTTGTGCTGGTGCCCGACCTTGGAACCTGTTGCTTTGGCGGGGATCCCCGCAGCAGTGACATGATTGAAGTGACCTTGCCGCCGGGCGAAGCGGTTCGAGCGGGGCTGACCAAACGCAAGCTGGCGGGAACCTTCAAGGTCAATCGTGTTCCACAGAGCAAAGATGACTTTGAAAACGCGATGTTCTACAAGATGCGCGTCGACCAGTACAAATAG
- a CDS encoding lipase, with amino-acid sequence MNFTRTISRRLKSTRQFALIAAVSLAPVWGLHTWSGNSASTTMAQNLNVPLPTLGGAQLWTDHDYRSGYRIQQNAVTKHWRLLDPNNIRRAWGSRADVDEALHELQPDVVPPGERPIVVLLHGLMRTDKCMKPLETKLHAEGFDQTIRFGYASTRGSLAESATALREVLEHQSPDAQFAFVGHSMGNIITRHLIGDLQADGDPGNLLPRMRSMVMLGPPNQGAAIARRLAPTGVFGLVAGPGAMELGTRWSEVESKLATPSFPFAIVAGKVATPIANPLVDGEGDFVVSLEEAQLKGAQTVHQVPVLHSFLMEEPAVQDWTIEFLKNH; translated from the coding sequence ATGAACTTCACTCGAACAATCAGTCGCCGGCTCAAATCGACTCGGCAATTCGCCTTGATTGCCGCCGTTTCACTGGCTCCAGTCTGGGGTCTTCACACTTGGTCGGGAAATTCCGCGAGCACAACGATGGCCCAGAACCTCAACGTTCCCTTGCCAACATTGGGCGGAGCTCAACTGTGGACGGATCATGACTACAGAAGCGGCTACCGGATTCAGCAAAACGCGGTGACCAAACACTGGCGGCTTCTGGATCCCAATAACATTCGCCGAGCTTGGGGCAGTCGAGCCGATGTCGACGAAGCCCTCCACGAACTGCAGCCTGATGTCGTACCGCCCGGCGAGCGACCGATTGTGGTTCTGTTGCACGGTTTGATGCGAACGGACAAATGCATGAAGCCACTGGAAACCAAACTTCACGCCGAAGGATTTGATCAAACGATCCGGTTTGGCTACGCCAGCACCCGCGGCTCACTGGCCGAATCAGCCACCGCACTGCGAGAAGTCCTCGAACACCAATCGCCTGATGCCCAGTTCGCTTTCGTCGGCCATAGCATGGGCAACATCATCACCCGGCATCTGATCGGTGACCTGCAAGCCGACGGTGACCCCGGCAACTTGCTGCCGCGAATGCGATCGATGGTCATGCTGGGACCGCCCAATCAAGGCGCCGCGATTGCTCGACGCCTGGCTCCGACCGGCGTGTTTGGATTGGTCGCTGGCCCCGGTGCGATGGAACTTGGCACTCGTTGGTCCGAGGTGGAATCCAAACTCGCGACACCATCGTTTCCCTTTGCGATCGTGGCAGGAAAGGTCGCAACGCCGATCGCAAATCCCCTGGTGGACGGCGAAGGTGACTTTGTTGTCAGCCTCGAAGAAGCTCAGCTCAAAGGAGCCCAGACGGTGCACCAAGTGCCTGTGCTGCACTCCTTCCTGATGGAAGAACCTGCGGTGCAGGACTGGACAATCGAGTTCCTCAAGAACCACTGA
- a CDS encoding type II toxin-antitoxin system RelE/ParE family toxin — MANVIYAPEADDDLFGMVEYIARDKPEAAREWSRKIRETCETIATQPEMGELRPGLGVPGARSFSVGNYVIFFRATERGIEVSRVIHGSRDMRNI, encoded by the coding sequence ATGGCGAACGTCATCTATGCACCGGAGGCGGATGACGACTTATTCGGCATGGTTGAATACATTGCGAGGGACAAGCCGGAGGCGGCACGTGAATGGTCACGCAAGATTCGGGAGACGTGCGAAACGATTGCGACCCAGCCTGAAATGGGCGAATTGCGGCCAGGACTTGGAGTGCCAGGTGCCCGTTCATTCAGCGTCGGCAACTACGTGATTTTCTTCCGCGCGACCGAACGTGGCATCGAGGTGTCTCGCGTCATTCACGGCAGTCGTGACATGCGAAACATATAG
- the pepT gene encoding peptidase T — protein MINQDRLLQRFLRYVRLDTAADPQSQAYPSTESQRELATMLADELTKMGLTDVVLDEHAVVTATVPATIEGQAPTVALVAHMDTSPEAPSEAVNPQVISSYSGGDIPLSSGNAITVAGCPDLEKMVGHTLITTDGSTLLGGDDKAGVAIIMELAETLVENPHLPHGPVRVVMTCDEEIGRGTDKLDLQKLDATVAYTVDGGGQGIIDVETFSADAMTLIFRGHNIHPAIAKDRMVNSLRAASDFAASLPRESETPETTDGRDGFIHLHDIVGGVGQTRVELILRSFDSEQLTVYADKVRGLAEQAAAAWPGIELQCDVRRQYRNLADGLAKLPESVTLAEQAFENLGLPCQTAIVRGGTDGSQLTEKGLPTPNLSSGQHNIHSVLEFASLDEMVVSANHLVELLKLWGEKRI, from the coding sequence ATGATCAACCAAGACCGATTGCTGCAACGTTTTCTTCGCTACGTCCGACTCGACACCGCCGCTGATCCGCAGTCGCAAGCCTACCCCAGCACCGAAAGCCAGCGTGAATTGGCGACGATGTTGGCCGATGAACTGACCAAGATGGGATTGACTGACGTGGTCCTGGACGAGCACGCGGTTGTGACCGCAACGGTGCCGGCCACCATTGAGGGTCAGGCACCCACCGTGGCGTTGGTGGCGCACATGGATACCTCGCCGGAGGCGCCCAGTGAGGCGGTCAATCCTCAGGTCATCTCTTCCTACTCAGGCGGTGACATTCCGCTGTCCAGCGGCAATGCCATCACGGTCGCTGGCTGCCCCGATCTCGAGAAAATGGTCGGTCACACGTTGATCACCACGGATGGTTCGACGTTGCTGGGTGGCGACGACAAAGCCGGCGTGGCGATCATCATGGAACTGGCTGAGACGTTGGTGGAGAATCCGCATCTGCCGCATGGACCAGTTCGCGTTGTGATGACGTGCGACGAAGAAATCGGCCGTGGCACAGACAAGCTGGATCTGCAGAAACTGGATGCCACCGTGGCTTACACGGTCGATGGTGGCGGCCAAGGCATCATTGATGTGGAAACGTTTTCTGCCGATGCAATGACGTTGATTTTTCGGGGCCACAACATTCATCCTGCGATCGCGAAAGATCGGATGGTGAATTCACTGCGGGCGGCATCCGATTTTGCGGCCTCCCTGCCCCGCGAATCGGAAACTCCCGAGACCACAGATGGCCGCGACGGTTTCATTCATTTGCACGACATCGTTGGCGGTGTCGGTCAAACTCGCGTGGAATTGATCCTGCGATCCTTCGATAGCGAGCAATTGACCGTTTACGCCGACAAGGTTCGGGGGTTGGCCGAGCAGGCTGCCGCGGCCTGGCCGGGGATTGAGCTGCAGTGTGACGTGCGACGACAATATCGAAACCTAGCCGATGGATTGGCCAAGCTGCCCGAGTCGGTCACTTTGGCTGAGCAAGCGTTCGAAAATTTGGGCCTGCCATGTCAGACGGCGATCGTGCGTGGCGGCACCGACGGCAGTCAACTGACGGAGAAAGGTTTGCCGACACCGAACCTGTCCAGTGGTCAGCACAACATCCACAGCGTGCTTGAATTCGCAAGCCTGGATGAGATGGTTGTCTCCGCCAATCACCTCGTCGAATTGCTGAAACTCTGGGGCGAGAAACGGATCTGA
- a CDS encoding DUF3299 domain-containing protein: MKLNSRIWSMGMVGCLAIGGVFSTVSAADDSTTQKERSATARSIIEQRRAAMRGDAAGREKVEVRKSSLADLAKGDISFDDLTFDIEKGQVFDEKQLTKELKFLNGRKVRLRGYMLPSTLYKETDIDQFVLVRDNLECCFGPGAALFDCVMIEMQPGRTTDFVPRPVMVEGKFVLDTEKYRYPGGKGPDGASHMAVFRIEGLRVR, translated from the coding sequence ATGAAACTCAATTCAAGAATTTGGTCGATGGGGATGGTGGGATGCCTCGCCATCGGAGGCGTGTTTTCAACCGTTTCTGCCGCGGATGATTCCACGACGCAAAAGGAACGCTCCGCGACAGCTCGATCGATCATTGAACAACGCCGCGCTGCGATGCGAGGGGATGCCGCCGGGCGTGAGAAAGTGGAGGTTCGCAAGAGCAGCCTGGCGGACCTAGCGAAAGGAGACATTTCGTTTGACGATTTGACGTTCGACATCGAAAAGGGCCAGGTCTTCGACGAGAAGCAATTGACCAAGGAGCTCAAGTTTCTGAACGGTCGCAAGGTGCGGTTGCGGGGCTACATGTTGCCAAGCACGTTGTACAAAGAAACTGACATCGACCAATTTGTCTTGGTGCGTGACAACCTGGAATGCTGTTTCGGTCCTGGTGCAGCCTTGTTTGACTGCGTGATGATTGAAATGCAGCCAGGCCGAACAACCGACTTCGTGCCGCGCCCTGTCATGGTGGAAGGCAAGTTTGTGCTGGACACTGAGAAGTATCGCTACCCCGGCGGCAAAGGCCCCGACGGAGCCTCCCACATGGCCGTGTTTCGAATTGAGGGACTTCGCGTCCGATGA
- a CDS encoding PDZ domain-containing protein: MIREIPLAPPLRPTVFLRSFATARSLVLVALSFCIAGVCHAQAPSSARYQNVLAKAVRGVAQDALPAVVTIEVIGVMQADGEVRQDAPTSGVVIDEMGHVLTSSWVTGGDSASIIVNTPSGKRYPATVVAQDEHRDLVLLKVSSSDETWQPIEFPATDQTIDQVGETMVAVARYGEANTPMVSTGILSAVGRLDGTAIQTDARISPAFYGGPLIDLKGHFRGIVIPAVGEGGAEESTAWYDSGIAFAIPSSIIAEKLDQLRRGNNIQQGLLGFVVAGSDPYAEGTELSVVRKRSPADKAGLKVGDQVQTIGGQKVTRRQEIKLALGQFDAGDDVEITYQRDGKSLSTIATMVATIPPLQPQFIGLIATDEVMPESNEADSVVVQSVWDQSPADGVLKPNDRLIQLDGSPILNTNALRQRLWASEPETAMELTIEREGKTQTVSIDPLTLDGPLDRIQAHQTSDNSAADDWNVETLQLPDITNTAAIWFPQPAADAATASDETPSTPLALAIVLAPPKDRDPSTMLDPWKDLARQHRVAVCVICSDADDQWRPNEIDAITKLTAASLKQSGASPSAVSLIGGGAFTMGEKANPADSMALGASLSTENVFSGVAISNETEPPAIRIRKDGPPRLLRVLIPSPPNSEMPFWAATLRRIGCPLQTTLTLNRDLCLQWTRSLLTM, translated from the coding sequence ATGATTCGCGAGATTCCCTTGGCCCCCCCGCTTCGTCCAACCGTTTTCCTTCGTTCGTTTGCAACGGCGCGATCGCTCGTGCTGGTCGCGTTGTCGTTCTGCATCGCAGGCGTCTGCCATGCGCAGGCTCCCTCGTCGGCACGTTATCAAAACGTCTTGGCCAAAGCCGTCCGTGGGGTCGCTCAAGACGCCTTGCCTGCCGTCGTGACCATCGAAGTCATTGGCGTCATGCAAGCCGATGGAGAAGTCCGACAAGATGCACCGACATCAGGTGTGGTGATCGACGAGATGGGGCACGTCCTGACCTCTTCCTGGGTCACCGGTGGCGACTCGGCCAGCATCATCGTCAACACACCCAGTGGAAAACGATACCCCGCGACAGTGGTCGCCCAAGACGAACACCGTGACCTGGTGCTGTTGAAAGTGTCCTCCAGCGACGAAACCTGGCAACCGATTGAATTCCCAGCCACCGATCAAACCATCGACCAAGTCGGGGAAACGATGGTCGCGGTGGCTCGCTACGGCGAAGCCAACACGCCAATGGTCAGCACAGGAATCCTCTCCGCAGTCGGTCGTCTCGATGGTACCGCGATCCAGACCGATGCCCGCATTTCGCCTGCATTCTACGGCGGTCCTTTGATCGATTTGAAAGGCCACTTCCGCGGGATCGTGATCCCAGCGGTGGGCGAGGGTGGCGCCGAAGAATCAACCGCCTGGTACGACTCCGGAATCGCGTTCGCAATCCCCAGTTCGATCATTGCCGAGAAACTGGACCAACTGCGTCGCGGAAACAACATCCAACAAGGCTTGCTGGGCTTCGTCGTTGCAGGCAGCGATCCGTATGCCGAAGGAACCGAACTGAGTGTCGTTCGCAAACGTTCGCCCGCAGACAAAGCCGGCCTGAAAGTCGGCGACCAAGTCCAAACAATTGGCGGCCAAAAGGTCACCCGGCGGCAGGAAATCAAACTTGCCCTGGGCCAATTCGATGCCGGTGATGACGTTGAAATCACCTATCAGCGAGATGGCAAATCACTTTCAACCATCGCGACCATGGTCGCCACCATCCCACCACTTCAGCCCCAATTCATTGGCCTGATTGCAACCGATGAAGTCATGCCGGAATCCAACGAAGCGGATTCCGTCGTCGTCCAAAGCGTCTGGGATCAGTCGCCCGCCGATGGCGTTCTGAAACCAAACGACCGACTGATTCAACTGGATGGTTCGCCAATCTTGAACACCAACGCCCTGCGACAACGTCTCTGGGCATCCGAACCTGAAACCGCAATGGAACTGACCATCGAGCGTGAAGGCAAAACACAAACGGTCTCGATCGATCCGCTGACGTTGGACGGTCCACTCGACCGCATCCAAGCCCACCAAACGTCGGACAATTCAGCTGCAGACGATTGGAATGTGGAAACGTTGCAGTTGCCGGACATCACCAACACCGCAGCGATTTGGTTCCCCCAACCAGCAGCCGACGCAGCAACCGCTTCGGATGAAACCCCGTCGACACCGTTGGCGCTGGCAATTGTGTTGGCTCCCCCCAAGGACCGCGATCCTTCCACCATGCTCGATCCCTGGAAAGACCTGGCTCGCCAGCACCGCGTCGCGGTGTGCGTGATCTGCAGTGATGCCGACGACCAATGGCGTCCCAATGAGATCGACGCGATCACCAAACTGACCGCGGCCTCGCTGAAGCAATCCGGTGCATCACCGTCCGCCGTTTCCTTGATCGGCGGCGGTGCGTTCACGATGGGCGAGAAAGCCAACCCCGCTGACTCCATGGCGTTGGGCGCATCGCTCTCGACGGAAAATGTGTTTTCAGGGGTGGCCATCTCGAACGAGACCGAACCGCCCGCGATCCGAATTCGAAAGGACGGGCCCCCGCGATTGCTTCGAGTCCTGATCCCCAGTCCGCCAAACTCCGAGATGCCCTTCTGGGCCGCCACGCTTCGACGAATCGGGTGCCCGTTGCAAACCACACTCACGCTCAACCGTGACCTGTGCCTGCAATGGACCCGATCGCTGCTTACGATGTGA